A segment of the Alistipes communis genome:
GACCAGGCAGCAGCCGAATAAAGCAGACAATATGAATCTGGTGATTTTCATGGTAGTTCGTTTTTAGGTTTCCGTTTAGAAATTCAGTCCGTCTTTCCAGCCGGGATTCTGGGTGATGGCGCCCTGCGTCAGCACCCGGTCGTCGGTCGGAATGGGATAGAGATAGTCGCGTTCTTCGTTCCAGGTCCGGACATAGTCGGTATGGACGATGATGTTGCCGCGGTCGCCTTCGCTGAGGAAAATATCCTTGTTCAGCTCGTAAACCGTCGCCGCCGAAGTCGAAGGTTTCGAGCCGGACCAAATGCACACATCGTCCACCCCGTCACTATTCAGATCATAACTTCCCGTACCGGGGAAATAAAGTCCCGTAAAGGGCTTTTCGAAACGCTTGCCCTCCTTCCAGCGCATGATGTCCCAATAGCGGAGGTTCTCCATCAGCAGTTCGACGGTACGTTCACGGCGTATTTCGAGAATCACACCCTTGTTGTCGCCCGTCACGTTGGCGTAGCCCGTCTCCGCAGAAGCCAGATAGGGATCAGGATGGGCGTTGGCCTCCGTGAGCGAGAGATCCGCAACATCGGCCCGCTCGCGCAGCGGGTTGATCGACAGTTCGATGTCGTCCTGGGTCAACGTCCCCAACTCGGCTTTCGCTTCGGCATAATTGAGAAGTACCTCGGCGGCGCGAAACAGCGGTAAATCGCTCGTCGAAGCTTGGTAGGAGTCATATTTGGCCGACGTCAGATATTTCACCAGCTGGTAGCCGGTCATCGTCGCGGCGAGGTTCGGGGCCGATTCGGCCGTGTCGTCGACACGCTTGTAACCGGGCGTGCGGACCGTCTGGGCGAAACGCCCGTCGCGGTTCCGGCTCTCGTCGGGCAGCTGCATAGTCTCCCAGCCGGGCTGCGAGGTGAAGGGCGTACCGTCTTTCATCAGATACATATTGGCAATGTTCTTCAACAGCCCCGGACGCCCCATCGTGATACTGGTGAGGTAACCGTTGACGTCGTGTTTCAGACCAATGTCCGTATTATAGGCTCGGGCCAGAACAATTTCCGTGTTGATAGCCTTGAGTGAAGAGAATAGCCCCAGATAGGGTGTCGTGCCTGAATCGTAGATCGCGTAACCGCTTTCGTCGATAAACCGTTTCGAAGCATCTGCACAGACTTCGAGATAACTCTCCCAGCCTTGCAATCCATGATACTTGCGGAACGTGCCTTCGAACAGGCACGCACGGCTCTTGAGTGCCAGCGCCGTCCAGCGCGTCACCCGGTAAACCTGCCTTTCGGCAGGCAGGTTAGCGATAGCGAAATCGAGGTCGCCGATCACCTTCTGCATCACGAACTCACGCGAATCTCGCCCCTTGTAAAGTTCCTGATCGTCAGACGCAAGCGGACGATCGACCCAAGGTACGTCTCCGTAATAGCGCACTTTGTCAAAATAGAAATAAGCCCGGAAAAAGCGCGCCAATCCTTCGTATTCGAACCGCACGCGATCGTCGGTGCAGTTGGAGGAGTATTGCAGGAAAAAATTGATGTCACGCAGCTTTTCCCATTTCCAGGTGCTCGCCGTGGCAGGCACGGTACGGTTGCCCAGCACCTCGCTCGTAAGCGTATTGCAGGTAATAATGTCGGCTGTCTCATTGTAAATGGAGGCCCCGGAGGGGAAGATCGTATAGAAATCATTCGTGTAAAGCTCGCACTCCTCCTCGGTATGGAAAAATTCGTCAGGCGTAAGCCGGTCTTTCGGGAAACGGTCGAGTGCATCCTCGCAACCGCAGAAACTGCACGCCGCCATACCGGTCAGTAGATAAAGAATGTATTTTTTCATAACGGCAATTGCTTTAGAAAGTTAAATTCAGTCCGATCGAATAAGTCTTGCACCACGGATAAACGTTAGCCTTCTTATCCGAATCAGCGGCCGCCTGCTCGGGATCAAGGAAATCACTCTTCAGCGCCGACCACGTAGCAAGATTCTCTCCGCTGAAATAGATGCGGCACTCCTTGATGCCGACCTTCGAAGTCAGCCGTCTGGGAATCGTGTAGCCGATCGTGAGGTTTTTCAGACGGCAGTAGGCCAGATTCTGCAAATAACGATCATTGGTGTAGTAGGCCGTGCCTGAATTCGAATTGAGCGATGTATAGGCACGGGCCCGTGGGAAATAGGCGTCGGGATTCTCCTCGCTCCACACCTGACTCATAAAGTTTTTCGGGACAAAGGTCGCATAGGGACGACAGTAAGGACCCCAAAAACGCAGATTGTCAGCACCAGGATACCAGTCCAGCCGGCCGATGCCCTGCATGAACACCGACACGTCGAATCCGTACCACGAGAAGTTCAGCGACGCTCCGTACTGGTAACGCGGTGACGAGTTGCCGATCACGCGTCGATCCCCCGGATCATCGAGCGTGCCTTTGCCGCCGTTGACGATGTTGTCGCCGTTCAGGTCGAGGTATTTGATGTCTCCTCCGCGGACTCCCTTGCCATAAGCACCCGTCGCGGTGTAGTAACCCGAGGCGACAGTCGAGAGGTCAATCCGCGAAGCGTATTCGGCGGCCTCCTTGTCGTTACGGAAAAGCCCGTCGACCTTATACCCCCAGATCTCACCGTACTTCTTGCCCACATAGGGATCGCCGATCAATCCCGTCGGATTGTCGCACTTGGTGTACTCAGCCGTATAGTCGGAAAAGGTTCCTGTGATACCGTAGCTGAAGGTACTGCCTGCTAACTTGAACGAATCGCGCCAACCCAACACCAGTTCATAGCCCTTCGTACGCAAGTTGTTGGCGTTCATCTGCGGCTCGCTCGCGCCGTAGATCGACGGCAGCGATTTGCCCTTGCCCAAAATACCTTTCGTATCACGGATATAGAAATCGGTCGTCAGCGACAAGCGATTGTTGAACATATTGAGGTCGAGTCCGAGGTTTTTCGACACGACCTTTTCCCACGTTTGGTCGCCCGACACGGGATCGCTCACCGTAGCGTGCTGGCCGAGGACCGTCCCGTCGAACGAGTAGTCGCTCATCGACCCCTTGGTTGTAATAGTCTGAATGAAGTCGTAGTAACCGATCTGCTGGTTGCCCAGCGAACCGTAGGAAAGACGGATTTTCAGATTGTCCACCGCCTTGCGCAACGGCTCGAAGAAAGGCTCCTCGCTGATGCGGTAAGCCGCAGAGAACGAGGGGAAGAAGCCGTAGCGCTTGCCGCGCGGGAAGCGCGAAGTGCCGTCGTAGCGGCCGTTGACCTCGAAGAGGTACTTGCCCCTGTAATCGTAGGCTGCCCGGTAGAAGAGGCCCATGATGGCGTATTCGTTGCGGCCTCCGTTGAGCGTGAAGTTGGTGGTGCCCTTGGCCAGGTTGAAGTCCGAGAGGTCTTCCGACAGCAGGCCGTCGTTGGCCGCCGTCAGGTCGCGGTAATACTTGGCCTCGTAGTTGTAACCGGCGATCAGCGTCAGGTTGTGTTTCTCGGCGAAGGTCCGGTTGTAGGTTCCGTAAACGTCGGCCACATAATAGTTCTGATCCCAGACGACCTCCTTATATTTATTGGGGAAACTGCCTTCTGGTTCAGTCATCACCTCGCCCGGATACTGCGAATACTGGACGTTGACGCTGCGGTAGTCGTTGTGCAGGTAGCCCTGCGTATAGCTGAAGTCGGCCTTTATGTTGAAGTTTTTATGCAGTTTGAACGTGGCTTCGAACGTCGTGGTGATCTCCTGGGTCTTCTTGTTGCCGAAGCTCTTGCCCTTCTGCATCATGGCGTTGTAGCCGTCCATCACGTAGTGGGTCGAAGACTGCGTCATCGAAGTATGCGACACGGCCGTTCCGTCGGGATTCACCGGCACGAACGACGCCAGCGCATGCAGCGTGGGCTTGCGGAAATTGTTGTACTCGTCCTCGTAGCCGTAATACTTGTAGTTCGACTGGAAGAATTTGGTGTTGCTGGCGATGGTCAGCCACGGCTTGATCTCGGCCTGCAATTTCACGCGGAAATTGTAGGACCTGAACATGTCGGGTTCGAGCCGGTTGACGCCCTTCTGCTGGTAGTAGCGTCCGCTGACCATGTAGGAGAGCGCCTTGGTTCCGCCCTTGATGTTGATGTTGTGATCCCACGTCGGGCGGCTGTCGTCGTAGAGGTAGTTATACCAGTCGAAGTTGGCCAGATAGACGTACTGCTGACGGCCGTTGCGCCTGTCGGTGATGACCCACGGA
Coding sequences within it:
- a CDS encoding RagB/SusD family nutrient uptake outer membrane protein, whose amino-acid sequence is MKKYILYLLTGMAACSFCGCEDALDRFPKDRLTPDEFFHTEEECELYTNDFYTIFPSGASIYNETADIITCNTLTSEVLGNRTVPATASTWKWEKLRDINFFLQYSSNCTDDRVRFEYEGLARFFRAYFYFDKVRYYGDVPWVDRPLASDDQELYKGRDSREFVMQKVIGDLDFAIANLPAERQVYRVTRWTALALKSRACLFEGTFRKYHGLQGWESYLEVCADASKRFIDESGYAIYDSGTTPYLGLFSSLKAINTEIVLARAYNTDIGLKHDVNGYLTSITMGRPGLLKNIANMYLMKDGTPFTSQPGWETMQLPDESRNRDGRFAQTVRTPGYKRVDDTAESAPNLAATMTGYQLVKYLTSAKYDSYQASTSDLPLFRAAEVLLNYAEAKAELGTLTQDDIELSINPLRERADVADLSLTEANAHPDPYLASAETGYANVTGDNKGVILEIRRERTVELLMENLRYWDIMRWKEGKRFEKPFTGLYFPGTGSYDLNSDGVDDVCIWSGSKPSTSAATVYELNKDIFLSEGDRGNIIVHTDYVRTWNEERDYLYPIPTDDRVLTQGAITQNPGWKDGLNF
- a CDS encoding SusC/RagA family TonB-linked outer membrane protein, translated to MSLFIFLFMSVGGVSAANPPVTIHLKNVTVAELLRQIEAQGKYSFAYNNADIDLTRVVSVAAEAWPIERIVLKCIPDVLVNVERNKVILTPRRGAQVSPPRKISGKVADASGNPVVGATILLKDGEAVRGTSSGASGTFAFDSFSLSDKAALEVSFIGFDTYKTTVGVRTFFDVVLTSAQQSIDEVVVVGYGVQKKANLTGAVATVSQKELKDRPVSNVGRALQGVIPNLNVTLSSGQPGAGASYNIRGTTSPNGGSPLILIDGVETYPDRINSNDIESITVLKDASSAAIYGARGAFGVILITTKSGRYNEKAEVSYNGYFSMSSPTTSTDYETRGYYSAKIADFFMMATQNTPYTSYTEADYKALWERRNDKTENPARPWVITDRRNGRQQYVYLANFDWYNYLYDDSRPTWDHNINIKGGTKALSYMVSGRYYQQKGVNRLEPDMFRSYNFRVKLQAEIKPWLTIASNTKFFQSNYKYYGYEDEYNNFRKPTLHALASFVPVNPDGTAVSHTSMTQSSTHYVMDGYNAMMQKGKSFGNKKTQEITTTFEATFKLHKNFNIKADFSYTQGYLHNDYRSVNVQYSQYPGEVMTEPEGSFPNKYKEVVWDQNYYVADVYGTYNRTFAEKHNLTLIAGYNYEAKYYRDLTAANDGLLSEDLSDFNLAKGTTNFTLNGGRNEYAIMGLFYRAAYDYRGKYLFEVNGRYDGTSRFPRGKRYGFFPSFSAAYRISEEPFFEPLRKAVDNLKIRLSYGSLGNQQIGYYDFIQTITTKGSMSDYSFDGTVLGQHATVSDPVSGDQTWEKVVSKNLGLDLNMFNNRLSLTTDFYIRDTKGILGKGKSLPSIYGASEPQMNANNLRTKGYELVLGWRDSFKLAGSTFSYGITGTFSDYTAEYTKCDNPTGLIGDPYVGKKYGEIWGYKVDGLFRNDKEAAEYASRIDLSTVASGYYTATGAYGKGVRGGDIKYLDLNGDNIVNGGKGTLDDPGDRRVIGNSSPRYQYGASLNFSWYGFDVSVFMQGIGRLDWYPGADNLRFWGPYCRPYATFVPKNFMSQVWSEENPDAYFPRARAYTSLNSNSGTAYYTNDRYLQNLAYCRLKNLTIGYTIPRRLTSKVGIKECRIYFSGENLATWSALKSDFLDPEQAAADSDKKANVYPWCKTYSIGLNLTF